A window of Xiphophorus hellerii strain 12219 chromosome 7, Xiphophorus_hellerii-4.1, whole genome shotgun sequence contains these coding sequences:
- the mfsd9 gene encoding major facilitator superfamily domain-containing protein 9 — MNNQRCSTLFLKLKGRRGIIHCIYVVGFMDLFGVSMIIPLLSHHVKALGASPTVAGIVGSTYGILQLFSSTIVGSWSDVVGRRYSLLTSILLSACGYGLLGISTSITLFVLARIPVGLFKHSLSICRALLSDLVSESERPLVMGHFNAASSVGFILGPVVGGYLTEHEGGFYTSSFTCAAIFLINAGLVWLLPWSETITDRNATNGASKRCHNEYCGKSVQNGSHANNHHSALPTETEAERRAAGKPGLRWREVSLLQPAWRQLTSVSSRIHMVASSDMWDLFLVRLLMAVAIMLYYSNFSLAMEERFSMKPKMTGYLISYSSTLGALAGFLVGPVTQLYRNNMPALLLHSTMLTCLLIFLYAAAPSVWQVLLTSTFFAISTSIGRTCITDLELQRGGVHTSGTLIGAGQSVTAVGRVLAPLLSGLAQEISPCGPPSLGVVLALAAVGLLLVRIPKWDGRALAKTVKF, encoded by the exons GACTTGTTCGGGGTGAGCATGATCATCCCGCTCTTGAGCCACCATGTAAAGGCTCTTGGAGCGAGTCCCACAGTGGCTGGAATCGTGG GATCTACGTATGGAATATTGCAGCTTTTCTCCAGCACAATAGTA GGCAGCTGGAGCGACGTGGTGGGGCGGCGATACTCCCTGCTGACTTCCATCCTGCTGAGCGCCTGCGGCTATGGCCTGCTGGGGATTTCTACAAGCATCACTTTATTTGTCCTCGCACGAATACCTGTGG gacTGTTCAAACACTCCTTGTCCATCTGCAGAGCTTTGCTGTCAGACCTGGTGTCTGAATCAGAGCGCCCTCTTGTGATGGGACACTTTAACGCAGCTTCCAGCGTCGGCTTCATCCTGGGTCCTGTAGTAGGCGGCTACCTCACTGAGCACGAAGGAGGCTTTTACACCTCCTCATTCACATGTGCAGCCATCTTTCTTATCAATGCTG GGCTGGTGTGGTTGCTGCCATGGAGCGAGACGATAACCGATCGAAACGCAACTAACGGCGCCAGTAAAAGATGCCACAATGAATACTGCGGCAAGTCTGTGCAAAACGGCTCTCACGCAAACAACCACCACTCGGCGTTACCGACGGAGACCGAAGCGGAGCGCAGAGCTGCTGGGAAGCCTGGCCTCAGATGGAGGGAGGTGTCACTGCTCCAGCCTGCGTGGAGACAGCTCACCTCTGTCAGCTCCAGGATTCACATGGTGGCCTCTTCTGACATGTGGGACCTCTTTCTGGTGCGTCTCTTGATGGCCGTAGCCATCATGCTCTACTACAGTAACTTCTCTCTGGCCATGGAGGAGCGTTTCTCGATGAAACCGAAGATGACGGGTTATCTGATCAGCTACAGCAGCACCTTAGGGGCCCTGGCCGGGTTCCTGGTGGGGCCGGTCACACAGCTCTACAGAAACAACATGCCCGCTCTGCTGCTTCACTCCACCATGCTCACCTGTCTGCTCATTTTCCTCTACGCCGCCGCTCCAAGTGTGTGGCAGGTCCTGCTCACCTCCACCTTCTTCGCCATTTCTACCTCTATCGGACGGACGTGCATCACAGACCTGGAGCTTCAAAGGGGAGGCGTCCACACCAGCGGGACTCTGATCGGGGCCGGCCAGTCGGTGACGGCCGTGGGTCGCGTCCTGGCCCCGCTCCTCTCCGGTCTGGCCCAGGAGATCAGCCCCTGCGGACCGCCCAGTCTGGGGGTTGTGCTCGCTCTGGCAGCTGTGGGTTTGCTCCTCGTCAGAATCCCGAAGTGGGACGGGAGGGCGCTggcaaaaacagtaaaattttaa